TCGTAAGCTTCCGTTGCAGGAGCCAGTTTCCACATTCATTAAGATACTGATCCGTCATAGACAAAAATTTTAAAACAGCAGGAGTCTAATCCCGGTTTGGCTTGATTTTTTTCCTGTTTTATGCATACAATAAACAATTATAAACATTCAATGCATATCGTATGCTGCGTATTTAAAACCACAAAAAACAACAACTATGACACAAACAAAATCAGGAAGGACCATGTCCACCGGGAAACGTCCGGAGCAACAATCTGCAAATAACGCTCCTGAAATGCAACACAGCGAATTTCACCGGTTCTTTGTAGACGAGCTCAAAGATATTTACTGGGCTGAAAAACATTTGGCAAAATCGCTCCCAAAAATGCAGAAAGCCAGCAATAGTGAGGATCTGGCTGCTGCGTTTGAGAAGCATACAAGGGAAACAGAAACACATGTAACCACACTTGAAAAAGTTTTCGGGCTCCTGAATGAAAAAGCCAGCGCACAAAAATGCGAGGCCATGCAGGGGCTTCTGGAGGAAGCAGAGGCGGTCATTTCCGATACCGAAAGCGATACCTTTACCAGGGATGCAGGGCTCATCCTGGCCGCACAGAAAGTAGAGCACTATGAAATTGCTACTTATGGCACCCTGCATGCTTTTGCAGCGCAAATGGGACACACAGCGGTTGCGAAATTGCTGCAACAAACACTAGACAGTGAAAAAGCAACCGATGTGGCGCTAACCAGTATCGCCGAAAGTTTTGTAAATGAACAGGCCGTGGCTGAATAAAGCTACCGCGCCCCAGCTGTGATTCCAAAAATGGCTGTGTCAGGCTCCGGCTGACGGTTTTTGACACAGCCGTTTTAATTTCAGGAACCGCTACGCCGCATGCGGAAAAACGAACACAATACTGTAGAAATAATTCCTCAAATTACCGGATGTGCATGGTTTTTGATACTTTAGCCATGCAGACATTCCGGGGCATCCTGTTTCAGTAAAAAGAACCACGGAACACTTCCTATACTGAACATTAAACCATTTAACAAATGAAAGCGATATGGACCGGCGCCATTGGTTTTGGCCTTGTAAACATTCCTGTAAAAATGTATGCTGCTACGGAAGAAAGCAGCCTGGATCTCGACATGCTGGATAAAAAAGACCTCAGCAATATCCGTTTTAAACGAGTAAATGAGCATACCGGTAAAGAAGTAGACTGGGAAAACATTGTAAAAGCCTACGATTATGAAGGCAAATACATTGTACTGGATAAGGCTGATTTTGAAAAGGCCATGCCGGAGAAAACCAAATTGCTGACGATTGATCAGTTTGTAAAAGCAGAAGAGATCGATAGTATTCTTTATGAAGCTCCTTACTACCTGGAGCCGCAGAAAGGCGGAGAAGCTGCATATGGCCTTTTAACTGAAGCATTAAAGAAAACAGGAATGGCCGGTGTGGGCACTTTTGTATTGCGCAATAAAGAGGCCCTGGGAGTGTTGCGTTTTTATGAAGACCTGCTGCTTTTTCAACGCATCCGGTATGCACAGGAAGTAAGAGACAGCAAGGAATTAAATATCCCGAAGCGAACGATCAAACCATCGGAACTCAAAATGGCTACGGCATTGATCAGCCAGCTATCCCAATCATTTGATATCAGCGCTTATAAGGATCATTATACCGATGAACTGCTGAAGATCATCCGTTCCAAGGCAAAGGGCAAAAAAATAACCAAGCCCAAAATGAAAGTGGTTTACAACAAATCCAAAGATCTTATGGAGCAATTAAAAGCCAGTCTTGCTGCCTCAAAAACAAAAAAGGTTTCATAAATCTTTTTACAAAACGTCAAACGTTCACCAGTCTTGGCCACATTAAAAAAATACCAGCAGAAACGGGATTTTAAAGA
The sequence above is a segment of the Niabella agricola genome. Coding sequences within it:
- a CDS encoding YciE/YciF ferroxidase family protein, giving the protein MTQTKSGRTMSTGKRPEQQSANNAPEMQHSEFHRFFVDELKDIYWAEKHLAKSLPKMQKASNSEDLAAAFEKHTRETETHVTTLEKVFGLLNEKASAQKCEAMQGLLEEAEAVISDTESDTFTRDAGLILAAQKVEHYEIATYGTLHAFAAQMGHTAVAKLLQQTLDSEKATDVALTSIAESFVNEQAVAE
- the ku gene encoding non-homologous end joining protein Ku, whose protein sequence is MKAIWTGAIGFGLVNIPVKMYAATEESSLDLDMLDKKDLSNIRFKRVNEHTGKEVDWENIVKAYDYEGKYIVLDKADFEKAMPEKTKLLTIDQFVKAEEIDSILYEAPYYLEPQKGGEAAYGLLTEALKKTGMAGVGTFVLRNKEALGVLRFYEDLLLFQRIRYAQEVRDSKELNIPKRTIKPSELKMATALISQLSQSFDISAYKDHYTDELLKIIRSKAKGKKITKPKMKVVYNKSKDLMEQLKASLAASKTKKVS